Genomic segment of Mucilaginibacter sabulilitoris:
AAGAATGTACTGGTTTTTGGATTGATTGCAGGGTTTATTGTCACGCTGTGGATGACGATCTCGATTGCTGTTTGTTACAATAGCTCCAGCTTTGAAGGCAACATGTGGATGGGTTACGGCTCTATGATTGTGGCTTTCTCTTTTGTTTTTGTAGGAATTAAAAATTTCAGGGATAAATACAACGGTGGTTTTATTACGTTTGGAAAGGCATTTAAAATAGGGTTGTATATAGCGCTCATTGCATCAACTATGTATGTGCTGGCATGGCTCATTGAATACTATTTATTTATTCCCGATTTTATGGATAAATATACGACCCATGTAATTACCCAAGCCAAAAACCATGGCGCAAGTATAGCCGAACTTAATGAGCAAAAAGCAAAAATGGCAACCTACACTGAAATGTATAAAAACCCGATCATGGTAATAGTGCTTACTTATTTAGAGATTTTACCTGTGGGTGTGATCATTGCTTTGATAGCCGCGCTGATATTAAAGAAAAAACCCGGAGTTGAACAGGCAACACCTGTAGGCCAATAATTATAGTAGGAAAAATGCTCATGAAAGCGTTAAAGATCATTATCACCTGCCAAAATATAAAATTTCCCGGCAGGTGATAATGTTTATAATATTATAGTGAACGGATCTTTAAACGTGTTTACAAATGCGCAAATCTCAATTTTTATCGTCAAAATAATCGGGAGGGTATATTTGCTGCCGATATTTTTCGGTAATTGCAGGAATCTGTGTTGGATCGGCGCCGCTGATCTCTTCAAACATCCTGTCCAGGCCTGCCGGTATTACAGTACACAGTAATCTGGCAGATTTACCTGTTATATTTTTAAAAGCGTGAACACCACCATCAAGCGGAATACGGATAAATGCACCCGTGTCCGCGTTAACTGGTCCGTTTTTCGTCATAAACTGAATTGTACCATCCGCCACATAAAAAATCTCCTCGATGTCCGGGTGTGCATGCGGTGCCGGGCCTCCACCGGGAGGTACATTCATTTCAATGATAGCATAACGACCTTCCGTTGCATCACCGCTGACCAGGATACGGTACTGACCACCAGCTATAGCAAGATTCTTACCTTCATCACTGCCCGTTATGGTAATAGGGTTTTCTATCATATTTTATCAACGATAATAATCTTGCATTGTTTGCGGTAGCATCTTAAATCATCGCGCCCATAGCCGCTTAACTCATTCAATCAATAGTTACAATGAGAAAAACGCAGGTGAAAAAGTATTATAGTGTACGGATCTTAATGTTTCTCCATTCGCTTGATCCCGGATGTTGCTGTAACGCAATTTTACCTTTTGCTACCTTGGCAAAGTCAGCAAACATTTTATTGTTGAATTTACTTCCGGCTACAAGCTTGTTCCATTCGTCACTGCCTATTTGACCTTCGTAAGTTTTTATACCATTAAGCCAGAAGGTAAGGTGGCCTTTGTTTTGTATCAGCTTAACCTGGTTCCACTCGCCAACAGGTTTTGGTTTAGAAACAGTAGCATCTCCAGACATGTCATATAAGCATCCCGCAAGGTGATTCTGCTTTTTGTTATCATCGGCATCTATGTTGTCCAATACCTGCATTTCCGGGCCGGTTAAATAGGTAGCCCCATATTTTGGGTCTTCCTGAATGTCGAAAATAATGCCGCTGTTTCCGCCTTTGGATATTTTCCATTCCAGGTTAAGTTCATAATTTTCGTACTCATCATTGGTTACTATATCACCGCCGCCGCTTTTGGGTTGAGTAGGATCAAAAACCAGAGCGCCGTCTTTCACCTGCCATTTTGAGCCTACGGTATCTCTAAGGTAAGTATGCCAGCCCTGGGTTGTTTTACCATCGAACAGTAATTTCCAGCCTTGTTTTTTTTCTTTTTTGGTTAACGTATTTGGCGTTTGCGCCATGCTTGCACTTGCTGATAATGCAAGCGCCGCAAAAATAATAAGTGTCTTTTTCATTAATTATGGATTTGGATGGTTGAAGGTAATGAATAGTGTATGGTTCTCTGCAAACGTATCATAATTACATTAAAACTGTTACAAAGTGTATAATATCATGATACTGCGTCTGTGGCAATTACACTCCAGTCGTCGTTGCCATGTCCTTTGGCAATCCAGTTGTCCATTACTGCCGCTATAGTGGGTATAAAGGAGAGTGTAACATCAGCTTCTTTTGCAGCAGCTGTCATCAAACCGGCGTCTTTCCGGGCCATATTTAATTCCCATGATGGCTGTTTGAAATCCCCGGTTGCTATCCTTTTAAGTCGTGCGGGCATACTTGCACCAGGGTTCCAGGAATCAAACAAAGCCAAAACATCATCAGACGAAATGCCCGAAGCCTTAGCAAATGCCAGCGTATCTGTTATGCCTGCAGTAAGCGTTAATAAAAAGAGGTTCCCGGTAAGTTTCATGCCTGCGGCTTTGCCTTCCTCCGGTCCCAGATTAATCACCTTTCCCGTCATTTTAGATAGTTCGGGTTCAACCTGTTTAATTACAGCCTGGTTACCGGAAACAAGCATATTACCTGAGCTCTCCAATGCATTTTGAGGGCCCATAAACACCGGCGCATGCAGGTAAGTATAGCCCTTGGCTTTCCATGCCGCGGTTCTTTCTACAGCCCCTTTAGCCGAAGTGGTAGTATGATCAATAATGACAGCGCCCGGCTCAAATCCGGAACTTGCCATAGCCAGCACTTCATCCACGGTATCATCATCTTTTAAAGTAACATGAATAATTGCAGCTCCTTTCACTGCTTCGGCTGCTTCATTAAACGCTTTGGCTCCATAGGTTTCCAGCGCTTTTGCTTTTTCGGCAGTGCGGTTCCATACCTGTACCTGGTCTCCTTTTTGGATCATGGCCCTGACAAAATTGGAGCCCAGCAGGCCCATCCCAAGAAATGCTTTCATTGCAGTAAATTTTTATGGTAAAGTTAAATACCGGGTTTATAATTGAACGAAGGTAATCGGGCTTTATTTCTTAGCAATACGGTATAATCTGCCGTTATCTGTCACGGCATACAACGCCCCGTCTTTACCAGTAGTAAGCGCTCGCCAGCGTTCGCCTTTGTCTTTCAGTAATCTTTCTTCACCTGTCACCTTATTGTTCCTGATCACAAGCCGAGCTATATGCGAGCCGCCAAGGCCGCCAACAAAAAGGTTGCCTTTCCATTCGGCAATTACATTACTGTTGTAAAACGTAATTCCGGAAGGTGAAATGCTCGGGTCCCAGTAATAAACAGGTTGTGTAATGCCAGACTTTTGCTGTATACCTTCGCCAACTTTTTCGCCGCTGTATTCAATGCCATAAGTAACCAATGGCCATCCATAGTTTTTACCGGGGCGAATAATATTGATCTCATCTCCACCACGCGGACCGAATTCTGCCTCCCATAATTCGCCGGTTTGAGGGTTCCACGCCATTCCTTCAGGGTTACGTAAACCGTAGGCATAAATTTCTGGCCGGGCCTTGGTTGTATGTGCAAATGGACCGTCCGCAACGGCTTTACCATCTTTGGTTATATGGATAACTTTTCCAAGCGAACAGTTGAGGTCTTGTGCTTTTACACGGATATCTTCCGCTCCGCGCTCGCCGGTACTTACGAACAGGTTACCCTGTTTGTCAAACAAAATGCGCGAACCATATTGAAGACTGCCCTTATAAGCAGGAGTGGCCCGGTAAATTACTGTGATGTTTTCAATTTTATTTTCACCGGCAGCTAATTTCCCTTTGGCAATAGCCAATAAAGAGCCGTCAGCTGTTTGTTCCGAATAATCCCAATAAACTATCCTGTTGGTTTTAAAATCGGGGTCGATGTTTACATCCAGCAAACCACCTTGTCCCTGCGCCAATACTGCCGGTAAACCGGTAATTTGCTTATCAGGTTTACCGTCGGCTTTTAGTATTAGCATAGTCCCCGCCTTTTGGGTGATCAGGAATCGGCCATCAGGCAATACGCAAATACCCCAGGGCTGTTGCAGCGTACTATTGATAACGGTAACAGACAACGGTGTTTTCGTTTTTACACCCGATGCTCTGGTTTGACCCGCAAAAGCAGGTTTATATTGGCTGTTAGGGCCCTTTGTTTCAACAGGAGCATTGGTAGTATCTTTAACCATGTTTCCCGCACCGGCCTGGCAGGCTGTAACGGCAGTTAAAAAGGTAAGAGCAGTAAGCAGGGTTTTATTTTGGATAGGTAACATGGCATATAATTTAATGATCCGAATATAGTATTAATGCCCCTCTTTAAAAAGCTTCATTCAAACCCAAAAAGAATCCTCTTGAACCATATTTACCCCAGGCGTAATCCAGGCATAAATTGGTACGCGTAGCCTTATTAAAGAGCACACGCAAACCGCCGCCGCCGCCCGGTTGCCATACCTGAAAAATGCCGGTGCCTAATTTATCATTGGCTGTTTGCAGGTTAAAAAAAGTAACCCCGCTCACAAACTTATTCCTTAATATCGGAAAGCGGTACTCTACTTCCGAGTAATTATATTGAGTACCCTTAAAGTAAGTTACGGTATATCCTCTGCCGCTCCGGAAACTTCCGTCCCTGCCGGTTCCGGGTAATTCCAGGTACGGAAGGGCGCCGCTTATTAAGTATGAGCCCCAGTTCCAAAACGCTATAACATGTTCGGGGTTCCGTTCAGACAGGCTAAAGTATTTCCTGAAATCGGTAGTAAATTGTACTGCGCCTTTTGTGCTTCCCATCCAGGTTTGGTTAACCCTGAAGCCCGCATCAGCATAAATACCCTTATATGCCCGGTTTTGATTATCGCGGGTGGTATATTGCACATTAAAAAGCAATCCGTTTGAGCTGTACCGGTCGCGGGCAAATCCGTACCGGTCGCTGTAAATATTGTAAGGGGTAAGGTCGGTAGTTGATTTTTGGTCTTCAATTTTTCTCCTGATGTCAAAAGATACCCCGGCGCCAACAAACAGGTTCTTTTGAACTTCCTTATACACTTTTTCTCTGAAGTTAAAATAAAGGGAATGCAGGGCACGCCCCTTTCGTTCGGGATTGCTCAGTATCTCATCGGCCTCACTGTCTGTTGCGCCACGACCTATGCCCAACCCAAAATCGGGTGTAACGGTTTTTGCGGCAACCAAACTGCCCTGAAAGTTCCACTTATTGCCATTGGTATACACGTTATGATTAACGTAAAAATAAATAATACCCTTGGTTGTAATGGAAGCAGATGTAGCTGCAACTGATAAAAGCGTATTCGGGTCAGTTCCCAATACTTTACCGGCTACGGCTTTAATCCCGATTTGCGATCCGATACTGGGGTTGGAGGCCACATTGGGTATTACAGTAATACCTGATGACTTTTTGCGTAACGAATCGGGCTTTTTGTGAGGATGAAAAATCAGGTTAAATAAATCGCCTACATCGAACTGCTTGTTCAGGGTATCAACTATAGGCTTTTTAGCTTTTGCAGCAACCTTATGTAAGGAGTCTGCTTTCAGGGAATCAACAGCAACAGGTTGAGTCTGGCCACAGGCATAATTATGCATGCCTGCAAGCAGGGGCAGTAGCAGGATTTTCCATAATGAATAAAACCTTCTGCCATTGGGGCTATGATTTACTTTCGGGGACAATGTACGTTTAAATTCCAATCTGTATTCGTTATAATATTATTTCAAAGGCAACAATTTAACCCTGAAGTTTCCGAAATGTTTTAATTTAAAGCGGTTTACAATGTCAGGAAATAAATTTAGAGGTGTTTAAATAAACTATTTAAACCAAAAGCTGTTGTGTGCTTATTAACCATCACTTAAATTTTAAACCATGAATGATACCATGTTTGCGCGGGAATTTGCCAAAGAACTGGAGTCCGAGTTACCTGCCACGCTAAAATGCCTGGAACGCATCCCTCCCGAATTATTTGGCTGGAAACCGCATGAAAAATCTATGGAACTGGGTTACCTGGCGTTGCTTTGCGCCGAAATTCCACAATGGATAATTCATATTATCAGGCAACCCGAAATTGATTTCGCCACGTACCAGCACAACACAGCTTCTAAAACACAGGATTTAGTTGACCATTTTAAAAACAATGTGGCCGGGGCTAAAGAAGCACTTTTAAATGTTAAAGAAGGTGCTTTGGCCGAAACTTTTTATTTGAAGGCCAACGGCCAGGAATTGCTAAAATCGTCTAAGAGGGAGCAGGTAGAAATGTGTATTAACCACATGGTACATCATCGTGGGCAACTTACGGTGTATATGCGGTTGAATGATATTGCTGTTCCGTCTATCTATGGACCTTCGGCAGATGATAAGAGTTTTATGAGTTAGCATTAGGTATTATAATAATTGGATCTATCAAAAAAATCAGCCTAATGCTTTATTTTGCTGAAGTTTTTGAACGCCTGAATTAATGAGCCAGTTTGACCCTTTTATAGCACATGTACAAAAAAAAATAGCTTTGTCTGATGAGGAGCTAACCGAACTTATTGCGGCATTTACGCCGGTTAAAAGATTAGGCAGACCAGAAGAAATAGCTGCAGCCGCGCTTTATCTGGCCTCAGTCGATTCGGCCTTTATGATTAGTGCCGAACTTTTGCTCGACGGCAGTATCCGGTCATTATAATTAATAACTCAATCTGGAATGACAGAGGTTACTCTGTTATTCCAGTTAATTTGGAGACAATACTATCAACATGACACTATGATAAAAGCGAACGCAGGCTGTTCGGTTTTGATACAATTACAGGTGGTGATTTATTGTAAATACTTAATAACCAATTTATTATAAACTGGCATTGGTATTGAACCTAATCTTTTAGTTAATCGCTTTTCAGCCTTAATTAATTGCAGCCATTATGATCAGGAATTACTTCAAAACCGCCGTCCGTACCCTTTTGAAAAACAAAGGCTTTACGGTATTAAATGTTTTAGGCTTATCTGTGGGCCTGGCAACCTGTTTACTCATTGTATTTTATGTGGTTGATGAATTAAGTTACGACCACTACAATACCAAAGCCGACCGGATATACCGTATAACGGAAGAGGTAAAACTGAACGGCCGCGAGGGCTCTTATGCCAGTACAGAAGCGCCGTTGCTCAACGCTTTAAAGGATTTTCCTGAAATAGAAAAATCAACAAGGTTAATGCCTACATCGGCCCTTTTTTGGTCGGCCCAGAAATATTCTGTAAAAAAAGGCAACGAAAATATACAGGAAAAGAAAATAGTTTTTGCCGAGTCGGGTTTGTTTGACGTTTTTACATTGCCTATGATTGACGGAAACCCGGCGACCTCCTTAAACGAACCACATTCAGTCGTAATTACCGAAAGTGCTGCCATGAAGTATTTTAAGAAGATAGATGTGGTAGGACAAACCTTAACATTTAATGATACCAGTACTTATAAGGTTACAGGCGTAATAAAAAATATCCCTTCACAATCGCATTTTAATTATGATTTCTTTCTGTCTTTTTCCTCCTTACCTGAAAGCCATGTTACCAGCTGGGGGTATAGTGGCATGCGTAACTATTTGCTACTGAAACCCGGCGCGAATATTAAAAAACTGGAGACTCAGATCCAGAAAATGTCAATTAAAAATTCCTATTCTCCATCGGCCTGGAACTCTGGCGATAATTATTTGAGGGTGGTCTTAAAACCATTGCTCGATATTCATTTACGGTCTGATAGTCAATATGAACTTAGTAAAAACGGCAATATTCAGTATGTATACATATTTTCAGTTATTGCCATATTTATATTGCTTATAGCTTGTGTTAATTTCATGAACCTTTCTACCGCGCGCTCATCAAACCGTGCCCGTGAGGTTGGGGTACGCAAGGTACTGGGTTCTGCCCGTAAAAACCTCATTGCCCAGTTTTTGATGGAGTCGACATTGGTGACATTCGTTTCAACCGTCATAGCGGTAGTTTTGGCCTGGGCGTTAATGCCTTTGTTTAATCAAATGTCGGGGAAGGAACTCATTTTTTCCCTGCAATCCATCTCCTGGTTAATGCCTTCATTATTAGTTATCATCCTGGTTGTTGGTTTCGTGGCTGGCTCATATCCGGCTTTTTACTTGTCGGCATTTCAACCTATCGAAGTATTAAAGGGTAAATTGTCAACTGGTTTTAAGAGCAGTTTTCTCCGGAGTTTCCTGGTTGTATTCCAGTTTTCTATTTCCATTTTTCTGATTATCGGAACAATTGTTATTTATAACCAGCTTAATTATATCCAAAATAAAAGCCTGGGTTTTGATCGTAACCAGGTGCTGATTATTAAAAATACTACTGCATTAGGTAAACAAGCCAACGTGTTAAAGCAGGAATTGAAACAATTGCCGGGTGTGGTAAACACTACTATGACATCATATCTGCCAACAGGCGATGACCGGAATATCACCGGCTTATTTCCTGATCGTGTTATTGATATTAAAAAGGATATGCTTGCAGAATTTTGGTCTGTTGACGAAGATTATATCAGCACCATGGGCATAAAAATGGTTGCCGGTCGCAACTTTTCCAAACAAATGGCAGCCGATACTGCGGCGATAATTGTTAATGAGGCTTTTGTTCATAAAATGGGAGTAAAGGATCCGCTTAACAAAACGGTTTACCGTGATACCTATGGCATACAACCATTTCTTATTGTAGGGGTAATGAAAGATTTTAATTTCTCATCGTTGCGCGATAAGATAACACCGGTTGTTTTAACGTACGCGCCCGATAATGGGGCTATCAGCGTACGCATACATACGGCCGACGTAAACGGTTTGATGGCGCAGATTGAGCAAAAATGGAAAAGCTTTTCGCCCAATCAGCAATTTGCCTATTCCTTTATGGACCAGGATTTTGATGCCACCTACCGGTCTGAGCAGCGAGTGGGACAAATATTTATTTCATTTAGTACCCTGGCCATTGTCATTGCCTGTTTGGGGTTGTTTGGTCTGGCCGCTTATGCCGCCGAGCAGCGTAATAAAGAGATTGGTATTCGTAAAGTTTTGGGCGCCAGTGTTTCGGCCATAGTGGGTATGTTATCCATGGATTTTATCAAGCTGGTGTTTATTTCTATACTCATAGCCTCACCACTTGCCTGGTATGCCATGCAAAAATGGCTGCAGGATTTTGCTTACCGGGTTAATATGCATTGGTGGACCTTGGCCACAGCCGGTTTGGTTGCCATATTTATAGCTTTCATAACCATCAGTTTTCAGTCGATAAAAGCAGCTTTATCAAATCCGGTAAAAAGTTTAAGGAGCGAATAAATAGTTGTAATCCAATCTGTAACTATTTATCTTTAAATAGCGTCTTTTATTAAAACAATCGGATTATGAAAAGAAAAGTCTTTATTCTATTGGCATCGGCTATTTGCATGGTGACCTTAAATACGTTTGCTCAAAGCGGCCAAAGCAGATCGGTATCGGGTTTTACCAGTATTGAATCTGGTGGCCCCTTTAATGTGCATATTAAGATCAACGGAACGGAAAGTGTTCGGCTCGATATAGATGATGATGTGGTTAACGATGTAAGAACCGAGGTTGTCAACGGCTCGCTGCAAATAGGCTTTAAGAACCGCTTTTCGTTTCACCGTAATATTAAAAGGGGCGATATTTATATCACTGCGAAATCTCTCAGCGCACTTTCAAACAGTGGTTCTGGTAATATGGAGCTTGATGGCGTTTTAAGTGGCAGCAGCGTTAAAGTGATACTAAGTGGATCAGGCAATATCAGGGCTGCGCTTAAATCAAGCGCACTGGAAACCAGGATCAGCGGATCTGGCGGGATAGACCTGAAAGGCAGCACCGGCGATACCGAAGTTAGAATATCCGGTTCGGGAGAAGTAAATGCTAAAGACCTAACCGCCGAGACGGTGACCGCGAGCGTAACCGGATCTGGTGGTGTTAACATCCGGGCCAATAAAACGGTTTCTGCACGTATCACGGGTTCCGGAGGTGTGTCATACTCGGGCAGCGCCACCATCGCCGAAACAAGATATACCGGCTCGGGTAGGGTTAATAAAGTGGACTAATGCATTATATTCAACCAATACACAAAAAAGCCTTCAGTACTTGAAGGCTTTTTTATTTTTCTGTCGGAGGTATTCATAAGCTCAACCCTCGTCAATCAGTGATCGTAACTGATAACCCGCGTAATTTTCCACTCGTTGTTTTTGTATTGCCACACGTGCAGAAATTTTAAAAGCCTTCCCGGCCTTAACCATTACAATTTTGTTTAATAATTGTAAGACCAATGATTACCAAAATCCAACATTAAGCTTTTAGGACATACGTAAAATTACGCATAAAATAAGGTGTTTTTACTAAACTGTAAATCAGTTAATTATGTATCTTTATTTTATATAATACAGGTTTTACCTCCTTATTAAATTATAAGCCTTATGATGTTATTATACAGCCGCCTTAAAGGTCACTGCCGTAAACTCCTATTGGCATCGGCCATAACCCTTACATTAAACAGTTGTTATACCACCAGGGTTGCTACACAGGCCCAACCCGGCTCCGAGGTTTCAAGCCGAACCGTTAACTCCTTTTTCTGGGGAATAATCCAAAGTCCTAAAAGGGTGAACACACCAATTTGCGATTCGCTGAATGTTAACGGGCTGGCCGAGGTAACAGTGCGGAATAATTTTGGTTATTCGCTTATCACAGTTATTACGCTGGGGATCTGGAGCCCAACCCGCGTAGAGTGGAAATGCGGCAAGCCTTGCCAAAAAGTAGGAACCCTATAAAATAAGCAGCAGATGAAAGTAATTAAAACAGGAGATAAGACCTGGGAAAACCGGCATGAAATATTTGTAGAGGATATTAATGACCTGTATGAGTTAGCCAATGAGGATAACCTGGATGCTATGGATGGGTATAACGACGCTACCAGCGGGCTGCAGCAAATTATAGCTGATGCCATAGCTGCCAATACACCGTTACGAGCGTTGGGTGCAGGCTGGTCATGGATGAGGATAGCAACCGTGAATAAGGGCATAATGCTTGATACCAAACCCCTTAATACCGTATTTGATATTACCGCTGCCAGTGTTTCGCCTGCATATTCGGGTGATCCGGCACACCTGATCTTTGCACAAAGTGGTAACGGTATATGGGAACTGAACAAACATTTAAGGCAAAAAGGTCAGTCATTAAAAACTTCGGGCGCCAGTAACGGCCAAACCATTGCCGGAGCTTTTAGTACAGGTACCCACGGTGCGGCGTTTGACTTTGGCGCCACGCAGGATTTTATTGTGGGTATTCATCTCATAGTAGGAACCAACAGGCATGTATGGCTCGAACGAAAATCGGTCCCGGTAGTTTCCCAAACCTTTATTGACCGGTTAAAAACAGAACTGATTCAGGACGATGATCTGTTTAATGCCGCACTTATTGGGTTTGGAAGCTTTGGTATTATTCATGGTGTAATGATTGAAACGGAAGACCTGTTTTTGCTGGAAACTTACCTGAGGAGAATGCCTTATGACGATTCGCTGAGGGCTATCATGAATACCCTTGATTTTAGCAATGCCAACCTGCCTTGTGGTAACGAACGTCCTTTCCATTTTTCGGTTTACCTTAATCCGTATGATATGGATAAGGGCGCGTATGTCACTACCATGTATAAACGTCCTTATGCCGATGGATACCAGCCACCGGTTGAAAATGTGAACGGAATTGGTCCGGGAGATGATGCGCCAACCTTTATTGGTGCGGTAACGGAGGCTGTACCCGCTTTGGTTCCGCTAATGGTTAACAAAGTGCTTGGGGCCAGTATAACGCCTTATGAAAAGCAGTTTGGTACCCTGGGAGAAATTTTTAATAATACCACGCTGCGTGGTAAGTTGTTAAGTGCGGCTGTGGGCATTCCTCTTGAGCAGGTTACCCGGGTGGCCGACCTGATGCTGGAGATAAATGACACCATCGGGCCGTTTACTGGCTTGTTTTCATTCAGGTTTGTGAAGCAAACTAAGGCGACGCTGGGCTTTACCCGCTTTGAGCACACCTGTGTAATGGAGCTGGATGGAGCTTTCTCTGATCGTACTTATGCTTATTACACTAAAGTTTGGCAAAAACTGGAGGATGAACAAATTCCTTTCACTTTTCATTGGGGTAAGGTAAATGAATTATCTCCCGAAAGATTAGCAAATATGTATGGTCCTGCAGTTGATTCGTGGATAGCGGCCCGCAACAAACTGCTCGATGCGGATAGTATGCGTGTTTTTACCAATCCAATTATACAACAATGGGGCTTAGACAAAGTGATCGTTTAAGAGCTACAAAAACGCATTTAACAATGGTGTTCTCGTATTGCCTGATGAGGTTGTGGATCGTAGCTGTGTTGAGTTTTGCAACCCTGTTAAGCCGGGCACAAACACCCGATCAGATCATCACTCAATTAAGAGAGGTAAACAATAAGGTTACCAGTGCACCTTGTAACAGCGGGGAAGGTATGCTCATATCAAACAAGGCGATGAATATTTTCTTATCAAACAAGATAAGTTCTTATCTTTCAGATGGTACCGATCTGTCACTATATAAAAATTAT
This window contains:
- a CDS encoding DUF4199 domain-containing protein encodes the protein MKKNVLVFGLIAGFIVTLWMTISIAVCYNSSSFEGNMWMGYGSMIVAFSFVFVGIKNFRDKYNGGFITFGKAFKIGLYIALIASTMYVLAWLIEYYLFIPDFMDKYTTHVITQAKNHGASIAELNEQKAKMATYTEMYKNPIMVIVLTYLEILPVGVIIALIAALILKKKPGVEQATPVGQ
- a CDS encoding cupin domain-containing protein, with translation MIENPITITGSDEGKNLAIAGGQYRILVSGDATEGRYAIIEMNVPPGGGPAPHAHPDIEEIFYVADGTIQFMTKNGPVNADTGAFIRIPLDGGVHAFKNITGKSARLLCTVIPAGLDRMFEEISGADPTQIPAITEKYRQQIYPPDYFDDKN
- a CDS encoding 3-keto-disaccharide hydrolase, which translates into the protein MKKTLIIFAALALSASASMAQTPNTLTKKEKKQGWKLLFDGKTTQGWHTYLRDTVGSKWQVKDGALVFDPTQPKSGGGDIVTNDEYENYELNLEWKISKGGNSGIIFDIQEDPKYGATYLTGPEMQVLDNIDADDNKKQNHLAGCLYDMSGDATVSKPKPVGEWNQVKLIQNKGHLTFWLNGIKTYEGQIGSDEWNKLVAGSKFNNKMFADFAKVAKGKIALQQHPGSSEWRNIKIRTL
- a CDS encoding NAD(P)-dependent oxidoreductase, encoding MKAFLGMGLLGSNFVRAMIQKGDQVQVWNRTAEKAKALETYGAKAFNEAAEAVKGAAIIHVTLKDDDTVDEVLAMASSGFEPGAVIIDHTTTSAKGAVERTAAWKAKGYTYLHAPVFMGPQNALESSGNMLVSGNQAVIKQVEPELSKMTGKVINLGPEEGKAAGMKLTGNLFLLTLTAGITDTLAFAKASGISSDDVLALFDSWNPGASMPARLKRIATGDFKQPSWELNMARKDAGLMTAAAKEADVTLSFIPTIAAVMDNWIAKGHGNDDWSVIATDAVS
- a CDS encoding PQQ-dependent sugar dehydrogenase, whose translation is MLPIQNKTLLTALTFLTAVTACQAGAGNMVKDTTNAPVETKGPNSQYKPAFAGQTRASGVKTKTPLSVTVINSTLQQPWGICVLPDGRFLITQKAGTMLILKADGKPDKQITGLPAVLAQGQGGLLDVNIDPDFKTNRIVYWDYSEQTADGSLLAIAKGKLAAGENKIENITVIYRATPAYKGSLQYGSRILFDKQGNLFVSTGERGAEDIRVKAQDLNCSLGKVIHITKDGKAVADGPFAHTTKARPEIYAYGLRNPEGMAWNPQTGELWEAEFGPRGGDEINIIRPGKNYGWPLVTYGIEYSGEKVGEGIQQKSGITQPVYYWDPSISPSGITFYNSNVIAEWKGNLFVGGLGGSHIARLVIRNNKVTGEERLLKDKGERWRALTTGKDGALYAVTDNGRLYRIAKK
- a CDS encoding BamA/TamA family outer membrane protein, whose translation is MEFKRTLSPKVNHSPNGRRFYSLWKILLLPLLAGMHNYACGQTQPVAVDSLKADSLHKVAAKAKKPIVDTLNKQFDVGDLFNLIFHPHKKPDSLRKKSSGITVIPNVASNPSIGSQIGIKAVAGKVLGTDPNTLLSVAATSASITTKGIIYFYVNHNVYTNGNKWNFQGSLVAAKTVTPDFGLGIGRGATDSEADEILSNPERKGRALHSLYFNFREKVYKEVQKNLFVGAGVSFDIRRKIEDQKSTTDLTPYNIYSDRYGFARDRYSSNGLLFNVQYTTRDNQNRAYKGIYADAGFRVNQTWMGSTKGAVQFTTDFRKYFSLSERNPEHVIAFWNWGSYLISGALPYLELPGTGRDGSFRSGRGYTVTYFKGTQYNYSEVEYRFPILRNKFVSGVTFFNLQTANDKLGTGIFQVWQPGGGGGLRVLFNKATRTNLCLDYAWGKYGSRGFFLGLNEAF
- a CDS encoding DinB family protein is translated as MNDTMFAREFAKELESELPATLKCLERIPPELFGWKPHEKSMELGYLALLCAEIPQWIIHIIRQPEIDFATYQHNTASKTQDLVDHFKNNVAGAKEALLNVKEGALAETFYLKANGQELLKSSKREQVEMCINHMVHHRGQLTVYMRLNDIAVPSIYGPSADDKSFMS
- a CDS encoding SDR family oxidoreductase — protein: MSQFDPFIAHVQKKIALSDEELTELIAAFTPVKRLGRPEEIAAAALYLASVDSAFMISAELLLDGSIRSL
- a CDS encoding ABC transporter permease, with the translated sequence MIRNYFKTAVRTLLKNKGFTVLNVLGLSVGLATCLLIVFYVVDELSYDHYNTKADRIYRITEEVKLNGREGSYASTEAPLLNALKDFPEIEKSTRLMPTSALFWSAQKYSVKKGNENIQEKKIVFAESGLFDVFTLPMIDGNPATSLNEPHSVVITESAAMKYFKKIDVVGQTLTFNDTSTYKVTGVIKNIPSQSHFNYDFFLSFSSLPESHVTSWGYSGMRNYLLLKPGANIKKLETQIQKMSIKNSYSPSAWNSGDNYLRVVLKPLLDIHLRSDSQYELSKNGNIQYVYIFSVIAIFILLIACVNFMNLSTARSSNRAREVGVRKVLGSARKNLIAQFLMESTLVTFVSTVIAVVLAWALMPLFNQMSGKELIFSLQSISWLMPSLLVIILVVGFVAGSYPAFYLSAFQPIEVLKGKLSTGFKSSFLRSFLVVFQFSISIFLIIGTIVIYNQLNYIQNKSLGFDRNQVLIIKNTTALGKQANVLKQELKQLPGVVNTTMTSYLPTGDDRNITGLFPDRVIDIKKDMLAEFWSVDEDYISTMGIKMVAGRNFSKQMAADTAAIIVNEAFVHKMGVKDPLNKTVYRDTYGIQPFLIVGVMKDFNFSSLRDKITPVVLTYAPDNGAISVRIHTADVNGLMAQIEQKWKSFSPNQQFAYSFMDQDFDATYRSEQRVGQIFISFSTLAIVIACLGLFGLAAYAAEQRNKEIGIRKVLGASVSAIVGMLSMDFIKLVFISILIASPLAWYAMQKWLQDFAYRVNMHWWTLATAGLVAIFIAFITISFQSIKAALSNPVKSLRSE